A genomic region of Corticium candelabrum chromosome 6, ooCorCand1.1, whole genome shotgun sequence contains the following coding sequences:
- the LOC134181140 gene encoding transcription factor RFX4-like, which translates to MTERGRAGGSDDDYDPKEEDSEYRDVRPGKQASRSAIQRGIKSRNAKLTLKWLEENYEESDGVCLPRSVLYTHYLDFFKRQNLVPVSAASFGKVIRQKFPNLTTRRLGTRGQSKYHYYGIGIKKTSQYFNSVYSKKGLTRFSKGIAKPEGNSMYTPSSKSGTLLPSFPNIKQIEFPENVGLDKVETFLIMYRTHCQRILDTVVRANFSEIQDFLLHFWQAMPSHMVSVLGCDVVIDLIAVCDITLYNTLTEVLIPATLQALPETLSHEINQITKQLGIWLTSSTRGLPEKLRERKLAVAEAFCKSLKRQTSLIHLAQAAKGVLRSSDMVTHMLADWRGMDFSLIRSQLLMCMSHIDKNPLDFTDAVITEFEQLFVKQVPLEIYFEWLDSLVQSDVLEGAKAPGHSIAEESRHFALKWSYFGELTARELTLHSAPSFGSFHLLYLVLLEYINHLLESLVEQNIQEGVKEALNKYRKTPVETEPSHDEITQSDNTELPSVPHLSTTTFPMESQQNVVCGSIGSFSELATAAALASNVATAPTQPVSNQVAYQAVYAAHYDSYNGYDTDGLFGNGQAMYDMSRSAQSLPSFQYPVATAYPPQTQAEVFCPSGFDLSQLFSGPLPGNQMDYSTTAAFSHNSVYSNPMGQSTDRPHDVNMYSVYG; encoded by the exons ATGACAGAACGAGGTCGCGCCGGTGGAAGTGACGACGACTATGACCCGAAAGAAGAAGATTCTGAGTACAGGGATGTGCGTCCAG GAAAGCAAGCGTCTCGTTCCGCAATACAACGCGGCATCAAATCGCGCAACGCAAAACTCACTCTGAAATG GTTGGAGGAAAACTACGAAGAGTCTGACGGCGTGTGTCTGCCTAGAAGCGTGTTATACACTCATTATCTCGATTTTTTCAAGCGCCAGAATCTCGTGCCTGTGAGCGCTGCGAGCTTTGGCAAG GTCATTCGCCAGAAGTTTCCCAATCTGACCACGCGACGTCTGGGCACAAGAGGCCAGTCGAA ATACCACTACTATGGCATTGGAATCAAGAAGACATCCCAGTATTTTAACTCGGTGTATTCCAAGAAAGGACTCAcgag ATTCTCAAAAGGAATTGCTAAACCTGAG ggTAATTCTATGTACACGCCTAGTTCGAAATCCGGAACACTTCTTCCTAGTTTTCCCAACATCAAGCAGATTGAATTCCCTGAAAATGTTGGCCTGGATAAG GTCGAAACGTTTCTCATCATGTATCGTACTCATTGCCAGAGGATTCTGGACACGGTCGTTCGGGCGAACTTTAGTGAG ATACAGGACTTCTTGCTTCATTTCTGGCAAGCCATGCCATCTCACATGGTGTCCGTTCTTGGCTGCGACGTGGTCATTGACTTGATTGCAGTGTGTGACATCACGCTTTACAAT ACTCTGACCGAAGTGCTTATTCCGGCCACATTGCAGGCATTGCCAGAGAC GTTGAGTCACGAGATAAATCAGATTACGAAGCAATTGGGAATCTGGCTGACGTCTTCGACTCGTGGTTTGCCAGAAAAACTTCGAGAGAGGAAACtagcag TGGCAGAAGCCTTCTGTAAGTCACTCAAACGTCAAACATCACTCATTCATTTGGCACAA GCTGCCAAGGGTGTCCTACGAAGCTCGGACATGGTGACACACATGCTGGCTGACTGGCGTGGTATGGACTTCAGTCTGATTCGGAGTCAACTTCTCATGTGTATGTCTCACATCGACAAGAACCCACTCGATTTCACCGATGCAG TGATTACAGAATTTGAGCAATTGTTTGTAAAACAAGTACCGCTAGAGATTTACTTTGAGTGGCTAGACAGTCTTGTTCAATCAGATGTTTTAGAG GGTGCGAAAGCACCGGGACACAGCATTGCTGAGGAGTCACGTCATTTTGCTTTGAAATGGAGTTATTTTGGAGAACTGACAGCTCGGGAGTTGACTCTACACAGTGCACCAAGTTTTG GTTCCTTTCACTTGTTGTATCTTGTCCTACTCGAATACATCAATCACCTGTTGGAGTCCCTGGTGGAGCAGAATATTCAGGAGGGCGTCAAAGAGGCACTAAACAAATACCGAAAAACACCAG TGGAGACCGAACCATCACATGACGAGATAACACAATCTGATAACACAGAGTTACCATCGGTTCCTCATCTGTCCACAACTACTTTTCCCATGGAATCACAGCAGAACGTCGTGTGTGGATCAATTGGTTCGTTTTCCGAGTTAGCCACGGCTGCTGCTCTGGCATCCAACGTGGCCACCGCACCCACACAACCGGTATCCAATCAGGTTGCATACCAAGCTGTATATGCTGCTCACTATGATTCATACAATGGATACGATACCGATGGACTGTTTGGTAACGGTCAGGCAATGTACGATATGAGTCGATCGGCACAATCGCTGCCATCATTTCAGTACCCAGTCGCGACCGCCTACCCACCTCAGACGCAGGCCGAGGTGTTTTGTCCTTCAGGATTCGATCTGTCTCAACTCTTCTCGGGACCACTGCCTGGTAATCAAATGGATTACTCGACGACGGCAGCATTTTCTCACAATAGTGTATATTCGAATCCCATGGGTCAGTCAACCGATCGACCGCATGATGTGAACATGTATTCGGTGTATGGATga